The following are from one region of the Klebsiella aerogenes genome:
- the proV gene encoding glycine betaine/L-proline ABC transporter ATP-binding protein ProV produces MAIKLEIKNLYKIFGEHPQRAFKYIEKGLTKEQLLEKTGLSLGVKDASLAIEEGEIFVIMGLSGSGKSTMVRLLNRLIEPTRGQVLIDGVDIAQISEAELREVRRKKIAMVFQSFALMPHMNVLNNTAFGMELAGVSADERQKKALDALRQVGLENYAHAYPDELSGGMRQRVGLARALAINPDILLMDEAFSALDPLIRTEMQDELTKLQAKHQRTVVFISHDLDEAMRIGDRIAIMQNGEVVQIGTPDEILNNPANDYVRTFFRGVDISQVFSAKDIARRSPVGLIRKTPGFGPRSALKLLQDEDREYGYVIERGNKFVGIVSIDSLKSALSENQGLDAALIDAPQAVEAQTPLSDLLSHVGQAPCAVPVVDEGHQYLGIISKRMLLQALDREGANNG; encoded by the coding sequence ATGGCAATTAAATTAGAAATCAAGAATCTCTATAAGATATTTGGCGAGCATCCGCAACGCGCGTTCAAATATATTGAAAAAGGACTGACGAAAGAGCAATTACTGGAAAAAACGGGGCTATCGCTTGGCGTTAAAGACGCCAGTCTGGCCATTGAAGAAGGCGAGATATTCGTCATCATGGGACTCTCCGGTTCAGGAAAATCTACCATGGTTCGCCTTCTCAATCGCCTGATTGAACCCACCCGCGGACAGGTGCTGATTGACGGCGTAGATATCGCCCAAATCTCAGAAGCCGAGCTCCGCGAGGTGCGCAGGAAAAAGATTGCGATGGTTTTCCAGTCATTCGCCCTGATGCCGCATATGAACGTGTTGAACAACACCGCGTTCGGTATGGAGCTGGCTGGCGTTTCTGCCGATGAACGGCAAAAGAAAGCGCTGGATGCCCTGCGTCAGGTGGGCCTGGAAAACTACGCCCACGCCTATCCCGATGAACTCTCCGGCGGGATGCGTCAGCGCGTCGGTCTGGCCCGCGCGCTGGCGATTAATCCGGATATTCTGCTCATGGATGAAGCCTTCTCGGCGCTCGATCCATTAATTCGCACCGAAATGCAGGATGAACTCACCAAATTACAGGCGAAGCATCAACGTACCGTTGTCTTTATTTCCCACGATCTCGACGAAGCCATGCGTATTGGCGATCGTATTGCCATTATGCAAAATGGCGAAGTGGTGCAAATTGGCACCCCGGATGAAATTCTGAATAATCCGGCCAATGATTATGTTCGCACCTTCTTCCGCGGCGTCGATATTAGTCAGGTATTTAGCGCCAAAGATATTGCCCGCCGTAGCCCGGTTGGCCTGATTCGTAAAACCCCCGGTTTCGGCCCACGTTCGGCGCTGAAATTATTGCAAGATGAAGACCGTGAATATGGTTACGTCATTGAACGCGGGAATAAATTTGTCGGTATTGTCTCCATCGATTCTCTGAAAAGCGCGCTCAGCGAAAATCAGGGACTCGACGCGGCGTTAATTGACGCCCCGCAGGCGGTGGAGGCGCAAACGCCGCTCAGCGACCTGCTCTCCCACGTCGGTCAGGCGCCCTGCGCGGTCCCGGTGGTGGATGAAGGGCACCAGTATCTCGGCATTATTTCAAAACGCATGCTGCTACAGGCTTTAGATCGCGAGGGGGCAAACAATGGCTGA
- the nrdF gene encoding class 1b ribonucleoside-diphosphate reductase subunit beta, translating into MTHLSRISAINWNNIEDDKDLEVWNRLTSNFWLPEKVPLSNDIPIWQTLSPQEQQLTIRVFTGLTLLDTIQNTVGAPALMADALTPHEEAVLSNVSFMEAVHARSYSSIFSTLCQSKAVDAAYAWSEENAPLQRKAQLMLGYYQADEPLKKKIASVFLESFLFYSGFWLPMYFSSRGKLTNTADLIRLIIRDEAVHGYYIGYKYQKGLEIVSAAKREELKNFAFDLLMDLYDNELAYTRELYADSPWFDDVNAFLCYNANKALMNLGYEALFPAEMAAVNPAILAALSPNADENHDFFSGSGSSYVMGKTEETADDDWDF; encoded by the coding sequence ATGACCCATTTATCGCGCATCAGCGCCATTAACTGGAATAACATCGAGGACGACAAGGATCTGGAAGTGTGGAATCGCCTGACCAGCAACTTCTGGCTGCCGGAAAAGGTGCCGCTGTCGAACGACATTCCCATCTGGCAGACCTTGTCGCCACAGGAGCAGCAGTTGACTATCCGCGTCTTTACCGGATTGACGCTGCTCGACACTATTCAGAATACCGTCGGCGCTCCGGCGCTGATGGCTGACGCCCTTACCCCGCACGAAGAGGCGGTGCTGTCGAACGTCAGCTTTATGGAGGCGGTACATGCCCGCTCGTATAGCTCGATTTTCTCAACCCTGTGCCAGAGCAAAGCTGTTGATGCCGCCTATGCCTGGAGCGAAGAAAATGCGCCGCTGCAACGCAAGGCGCAGCTGATGCTGGGCTATTATCAGGCCGATGAACCGCTGAAGAAAAAAATCGCCAGCGTGTTCCTCGAATCTTTCCTCTTCTATTCGGGCTTCTGGCTGCCGATGTATTTTTCCAGCCGCGGCAAGCTCACCAACACCGCCGATTTGATTCGCCTGATCATTCGCGATGAAGCGGTACATGGCTATTACATCGGCTACAAATACCAAAAAGGGCTGGAAATCGTCAGCGCCGCTAAACGCGAAGAGTTGAAGAATTTCGCCTTTGATTTGCTGATGGATCTCTACGATAACGAGCTGGCCTATACCCGCGAACTGTATGCCGACAGTCCGTGGTTTGATGATGTCAACGCCTTCCTCTGTTATAACGCCAATAAGGCGCTGATGAACCTTGGTTACGAGGCGCTGTTTCCGGCGGAAATGGCCGCCGTCAACCCGGCGATTCTGGCGGCGCTGTCCCCTAACGCCGATGAAAACCACGACTTTTTCTCCGGCTCTGGCTCTTCATATGTAATGGGCAAAACGGAAGAAACCGCCGACGACGATTGGGACTTTTAA
- the nrdE gene encoding class 1b ribonucleoside-diphosphate reductase subunit alpha: MATTTAERITARATDFHALNAMLNLYDSNGRIPFEKDHEAVEAFIATHVRPNSVPFAGMEEKLQWLSDEGYYDPTLLARYERRFVLALFAHAHQYGFRFRTFLGAWKFYTSYALRTFDGKRYLEHFADRTCMVALSLAQGDETLARQLTDEILSGRFQPATPTFLNAGKQQRGELVSCFLLRIEDNMESIGRAVNSALQLSKRGGGVAFLLSNLREAGAPIKRIENQSSGVVPVMKMLEDAFSYANQLGARQGAGAVYLHAHHPDILRFLDTKRENADEKIRIKTLSLGVVIPDITFQLAKEDAQMALFSPYDVERLYGKPFGDIAISEMYAQLVADERVSKRWIRARDLFQRLAEIQFESGYPYIMFEDTVNRANPIAGRINMSNLCSEILQVNTASTFDDNLDYATVGEDISCNLGSLNIAHAMDSPDFARTVEVAVRGLTAVSDMSDIRSVPSVAAGNAASHAIGLGQMNLHGYLAREGIVYGSPEGLDFTNLYFYTVTWHALRTSMVMARERGQRFAGFEQSRYANGDYFQQYLQGDWQPKTDKVRELFARSGITLPDREMWRQLRDDVMRYGIYNRNLQAVPPTGSISYINHATSSIHPIVSKIEIRKEGKTGRVYYPAPFMTNDNLALYQDAWEIGPEKIIDTYAEATRHVDQGLSLTLFFPDTATTRDINKAQIYAWKKGIKTLYYIRLRQLALEGTEIEGCVSCAL, from the coding sequence TTGGCAACGACAACCGCAGAACGTATAACCGCCAGGGCAACGGATTTTCATGCCCTCAATGCGATGCTGAATTTATACGACAGCAATGGCCGAATTCCATTTGAAAAGGATCATGAGGCGGTCGAGGCGTTTATCGCCACTCATGTTCGCCCCAACAGCGTGCCGTTTGCCGGCATGGAAGAAAAGCTGCAATGGCTGAGCGATGAAGGCTATTACGACCCGACGCTGCTGGCCCGCTATGAGCGTCGCTTCGTGTTAGCCCTCTTCGCCCACGCTCATCAATACGGTTTCCGCTTCCGTACCTTCCTCGGCGCGTGGAAGTTCTATACCAGCTACGCTTTGCGCACCTTCGATGGTAAACGCTACCTGGAGCATTTCGCCGACCGCACCTGCATGGTGGCGCTAAGCCTGGCGCAAGGCGATGAAACGCTGGCGCGACAGCTGACCGATGAAATCCTCTCCGGGCGCTTCCAGCCAGCCACCCCGACCTTCCTTAACGCCGGTAAACAGCAGCGCGGCGAGCTGGTTTCCTGCTTCCTGCTGCGTATCGAAGATAATATGGAGTCCATCGGCCGGGCGGTGAACTCCGCGCTGCAGCTGTCGAAGCGCGGCGGCGGCGTGGCATTTTTACTGTCCAACCTGCGTGAAGCGGGAGCGCCGATCAAACGTATCGAGAACCAATCATCCGGCGTGGTGCCGGTGATGAAAATGCTGGAAGACGCCTTCTCCTACGCCAACCAACTGGGCGCGCGTCAGGGTGCTGGCGCGGTGTATCTGCACGCCCATCACCCCGATATTTTGCGCTTTCTCGATACCAAGCGGGAAAACGCCGATGAGAAGATCCGCATTAAAACCCTGTCGCTGGGGGTCGTGATCCCCGATATCACCTTCCAGCTGGCGAAAGAAGACGCGCAAATGGCGCTGTTCTCGCCTTATGATGTCGAGCGGCTGTACGGCAAACCCTTTGGCGATATCGCCATTAGCGAAATGTATGCGCAACTGGTGGCCGATGAGCGCGTCAGCAAACGCTGGATCCGCGCCCGCGATCTCTTCCAGCGACTGGCGGAAATTCAGTTTGAATCCGGCTATCCCTACATCATGTTTGAGGATACGGTGAATCGCGCCAATCCGATCGCCGGGCGGATTAACATGAGCAACCTGTGCTCGGAGATCCTGCAGGTTAATACCGCGTCCACCTTTGACGACAATCTCGATTACGCCACCGTCGGCGAAGACATCTCCTGCAACCTCGGTTCGCTGAATATCGCCCACGCCATGGATTCACCGGACTTCGCCCGCACCGTGGAGGTCGCGGTACGCGGTCTGACAGCGGTGTCCGATATGAGCGACATCCGCTCGGTACCGTCGGTGGCGGCGGGCAATGCCGCATCGCACGCGATTGGCCTTGGGCAGATGAATTTGCACGGCTATCTGGCACGCGAAGGGATCGTCTACGGCAGCCCGGAAGGGCTGGACTTCACCAACCTCTATTTCTATACCGTCACCTGGCATGCCCTGCGTACCTCAATGGTGATGGCGCGCGAACGCGGCCAGCGCTTCGCCGGTTTTGAGCAGTCGCGCTACGCCAACGGCGACTATTTCCAGCAGTACCTACAGGGCGACTGGCAGCCGAAGACCGACAAGGTGCGCGAATTGTTCGCCCGGTCGGGCATTACCCTGCCCGACCGCGAAATGTGGCGCCAGCTACGCGACGACGTCATGCGCTACGGCATTTATAACCGTAATTTACAGGCGGTGCCGCCGACCGGCTCGATCTCCTACATCAACCATGCCACCTCGAGCATTCACCCCATCGTGTCGAAAATCGAGATCCGCAAAGAGGGGAAAACCGGTCGCGTGTACTATCCGGCGCCGTTTATGACCAACGACAACCTGGCGCTGTATCAGGATGCCTGGGAGATTGGCCCGGAAAAGATTATCGATACCTACGCTGAAGCGACGCGGCATGTCGATCAGGGGCTGTCGCTAACGCTCTTCTTCCCCGATACCGCCACCACTCGCGATATTAATAAAGCGCAAATCTACGCGTGGAAAAAAGGCATCAAGACGCTGTATTACATCCGCCTGCGCCAACTGGCGCTGGAAGGTACCGAAATCGAAGGCTGCGTGTCCTGCGCGCTGTAA
- the nrdI gene encoding class Ib ribonucleoside-diphosphate reductase assembly flavoprotein NrdI: MSLIVYFSSSSENTHRFVQRLALPAVRIPLNERERIQVDEPYILIVPSYGGGGTAGAVPRQAIRFLNNPHNRQLIRGVIAAGNRNFGEAYGRAGDVIAQKCGVPYLYRFELMGTQQDVDNVRKGVSEFWQRQPQNV; the protein is encoded by the coding sequence ATGAGCCTGATCGTCTACTTCTCCAGCAGCTCGGAAAATACGCACCGCTTTGTGCAGCGTCTGGCGCTGCCGGCCGTACGTATCCCGCTCAACGAGCGCGAGCGAATTCAGGTAGACGAGCCCTATATTCTCATCGTCCCCAGCTACGGCGGCGGCGGTACGGCGGGCGCCGTCCCGCGTCAGGCGATCCGCTTTTTAAACAATCCGCATAACCGCCAGCTGATTCGCGGCGTCATCGCCGCCGGCAACCGTAACTTCGGCGAAGCCTATGGTCGTGCAGGGGATGTTATCGCGCAGAAATGCGGCGTTCCGTATCTGTATCGTTTTGAGCTGATGGGCACCCAGCAAGATGTCGACAACGTGCGTAAAGGAGTAAGCGAATTTTGGCAACGACAACCGCAGAACGTATAA
- the nrdH gene encoding glutaredoxin-like protein NrdH, with the protein MRITIYTRNDCVQCHATKRAMESRGFDFDMVNIDQHPEAIDMLREQGFQQLPVVMAGETRWSGFRPDMINRLRPTATASL; encoded by the coding sequence ATGCGCATTACTATTTACACTCGAAATGACTGCGTGCAATGCCATGCCACCAAGCGTGCGATGGAAAGCCGCGGTTTTGACTTCGACATGGTCAATATCGACCAGCACCCTGAAGCCATCGACATGCTGCGCGAACAAGGTTTTCAGCAGCTACCGGTCGTCATGGCTGGAGAGACCCGTTGGTCAGGTTTCCGCCCTGATATGATCAATCGCCTGCGTCCTACAGCAACGGCCAGCCTATGA
- a CDS encoding carboxymuconolactone decarboxylase family protein yields the protein MTTLRQPYSELSPEVYKGLVQASIALEKSELGSTLVELVYLRVSQINGCAFCLEMHSNALRKAGIAQTKLDALAGWRVSAHFSAAERAALAWAESVTDIAVSHAEDEVYLPLLEHFSARQISDLTFAISLMNAFNRLAIAMRM from the coding sequence ATGACCACATTACGTCAGCCGTACAGCGAACTAAGCCCGGAAGTTTATAAAGGGCTGGTTCAGGCCAGCATCGCGCTGGAAAAAAGCGAATTGGGCAGCACCCTGGTGGAGCTGGTCTATTTACGGGTATCGCAAATCAACGGCTGCGCCTTCTGTCTGGAAATGCACAGCAACGCGCTGCGCAAAGCTGGCATCGCGCAGACCAAACTGGATGCGCTGGCCGGTTGGCGCGTTAGCGCCCATTTCAGCGCTGCGGAACGCGCGGCATTGGCCTGGGCCGAATCGGTGACCGACATCGCCGTCAGTCATGCCGAAGACGAGGTTTACCTGCCGCTGCTGGAGCATTTCAGCGCTCGCCAGATTAGCGATTTGACCTTCGCCATCAGCCTGATGAATGCCTTCAACCGCCTGGCGATCGCCATGCGTATGTAG
- a CDS encoding PLP-dependent aminotransferase family protein: MDAKKVPHYQRIARQLKSAIERGELAPGSRLPASRVYAQELGVSRSTIENAWGELVAQGWLERRGQAGTFISDRLSPRQATPLRPAASRESSAPQPFQMGLPALDLFPRGLWARVMGRRLRTQSRFDLAPGDPCGELILRQAIVDYLRLSRSIECQPEQVLISGNFAASMTLILRTLARPGQHMWMEDPGYPFIRPVVSAAGVNIDPVPVDDEGMNIDWAQAHYPQARFALLTPAHQSPLGVALSLERRRQLLQWAAQCDGWIIEDDYDSEFRYHGKPLPPLKSLDAPQRVLYAGTFSKSMFPALRTAWLVVPLPLAAQFRRQTDLIHCNVPTLWQHTLADFINEGHFWRHLKKMRASYAQRRQWLESALQAQGFQVVPQSGGIQLVVAVSGDDRELARRGQRAGLAVQALSDWRMRSRGEGGLLMSFTNLTSAAMASDVVGELKRALANAEE; the protein is encoded by the coding sequence ATGGACGCTAAAAAAGTACCGCATTACCAGCGTATCGCCCGCCAGTTGAAGTCGGCGATTGAGCGCGGCGAACTGGCACCGGGAAGCCGTCTGCCGGCCAGCCGGGTATACGCGCAAGAGCTTGGCGTGTCGCGATCGACCATTGAAAACGCCTGGGGCGAACTGGTGGCCCAGGGGTGGCTGGAACGCCGTGGTCAGGCGGGCACGTTTATCAGCGATCGGCTTAGCCCGCGACAGGCAACTCCCCTGCGACCAGCCGCGAGCCGTGAATCGTCCGCGCCGCAGCCTTTTCAGATGGGGCTGCCGGCGCTGGATCTTTTCCCTCGCGGCCTGTGGGCGCGCGTCATGGGGCGGCGGCTGCGCACGCAATCGCGTTTTGATCTTGCTCCCGGCGATCCCTGCGGCGAGCTGATTCTGCGCCAGGCGATCGTCGACTATTTGCGCCTGTCGCGCAGCATTGAGTGCCAGCCGGAGCAGGTGCTGATTAGCGGCAATTTCGCCGCCTCGATGACGCTGATTTTGCGTACTCTTGCGCGGCCGGGGCAGCATATGTGGATGGAAGATCCGGGATACCCGTTTATTCGCCCGGTGGTCAGCGCGGCGGGAGTGAATATCGATCCCGTGCCGGTTGATGACGAGGGAATGAACATCGACTGGGCGCAGGCGCATTATCCGCAGGCGCGTTTCGCGCTATTAACCCCGGCGCATCAAAGCCCGCTCGGCGTTGCTTTATCGCTGGAGAGGCGTCGCCAGCTGTTACAGTGGGCGGCGCAGTGCGACGGCTGGATTATTGAAGATGATTACGACAGCGAGTTTCGCTATCACGGCAAGCCCTTGCCGCCGCTAAAGAGTCTCGATGCGCCACAGCGGGTGCTGTATGCCGGAACCTTTAGCAAGTCGATGTTTCCCGCGCTACGTACCGCCTGGCTGGTGGTGCCGCTGCCGCTGGCGGCGCAGTTTCGCCGCCAGACCGATCTGATACATTGCAATGTGCCGACACTGTGGCAGCACACGCTGGCGGACTTTATCAATGAGGGGCATTTCTGGCGGCATCTGAAGAAGATGCGCGCCAGTTACGCGCAGCGGCGACAGTGGCTGGAGTCGGCGCTGCAGGCGCAGGGGTTTCAGGTGGTACCACAGTCCGGTGGTATTCAGCTGGTGGTGGCGGTGAGCGGCGACGATCGTGAACTAGCAAGACGAGGTCAGCGGGCTGGTCTGGCGGTGCAGGCGTTGAGCGACTGGCGGATGCGGAGTCGAGGGGAGGGCGGCTTGTTGATGAGCTTTACCAACTTAACCTCAGCGGCGATGGCAAGCGATGTGGTCGGCGAGTTGAAGCGGGCGCTGGCCAACGCTGAAGAATAA
- a CDS encoding DUF883 family protein, producing the protein MANRVNRNNIDESAEDIHNDVSQLADTLEEVLQSWGSDAKDEAENARKKAQALLKETRARLNGNTRLRQAAHDTVERARDAAGCADSYVRNKPWQSVGVAAAVGVFIGVLLNLRR; encoded by the coding sequence ATGGCTAACCGTGTGAACCGCAACAACATTGATGAAAGCGCTGAGGATATTCATAACGATGTCAGCCAATTAGCAGATACGCTGGAAGAAGTGCTGCAATCATGGGGGAGTGATGCGAAAGACGAAGCAGAAAATGCGCGGAAAAAAGCGCAGGCGCTGCTGAAAGAGACACGCGCCCGCCTGAATGGCAATACCCGTCTACGCCAGGCTGCCCATGATACCGTTGAACGCGCTCGCGATGCCGCTGGCTGCGCCGACAGCTATGTCCGGAACAAACCCTGGCAGAGCGTCGGCGTCGCTGCCGCCGTCGGGGTATTTATTGGCGTATTGCTCAATTTGCGTCGATAA
- a CDS encoding DUF2002 family protein, which produces MYLRPDEVARVLEKAGFTMDVVTQKAYGYRRGDNYVYVNREARMGRTALIIHPALKERSFSLAEPASDIKTCDHYEQFPLYLAGDAQQHYGIPHGFSSRMALERFLNGLFGEAQQMSHG; this is translated from the coding sequence ATGTATTTAAGACCCGATGAGGTGGCGCGTGTTCTTGAAAAAGCCGGCTTCACCATGGATGTTGTGACGCAAAAAGCGTATGGATATCGCCGTGGCGATAATTATGTTTATGTGAACCGCGAAGCGCGCATGGGGCGTACCGCTTTAATTATTCATCCAGCGCTCAAAGAACGCAGTTTTTCGCTCGCGGAACCCGCTAGCGACATTAAAACCTGCGATCATTATGAGCAGTTTCCGCTCTATTTAGCGGGTGATGCGCAGCAGCATTACGGTATTCCGCACGGCTTTAGTTCGCGTATGGCGCTTGAGCGTTTTCTGAATGGGCTGTTTGGCGAAGCGCAACAGATGTCGCACGGCTGA
- the alaE gene encoding L-alanine exporter AlaE → MFSAQSRLRHAVADTFAMVVYCTVVNMMIEIFLSGMTFEQSLSSRLVAIPVNIIIAVPYGFYRDFAMRQARRISASGWMKNIADVIAYVTFQSPVYVLILLSVGADWHQIAAAVSSNILVSMMMGAVYGYFLDFCRRLFRVSPYQQAKA, encoded by the coding sequence ATGTTCTCTGCTCAATCCCGCTTGCGTCATGCGGTAGCAGACACCTTTGCGATGGTGGTTTACTGCACCGTTGTCAATATGATGATCGAAATTTTCCTCTCCGGTATGACCTTTGAACAGTCATTATCTTCGCGGCTGGTGGCAATTCCGGTAAACATTATTATTGCCGTCCCTTATGGATTCTATCGTGACTTCGCCATGCGTCAGGCGCGCCGTATCAGCGCCTCAGGATGGATGAAAAACATCGCTGATGTCATCGCTTATGTCACTTTCCAGTCGCCGGTGTATGTGTTGATTCTGCTATCGGTGGGCGCAGACTGGCATCAAATTGCCGCTGCCGTCAGTTCAAACATTCTGGTATCGATGATGATGGGCGCGGTGTATGGCTACTTCCTCGACTTCTGTCGCCGCCTGTTCCGCGTCAGTCCTTATCAACAAGCTAAAGCCTGA
- the stpA gene encoding DNA-binding protein StpA, whose amino-acid sequence MSFMLQKLNNIRSLRAMAREFSTDVLEEMLEKLRIVTEEKRSAQQETQQQQAEYQEKINTWLELMVADGISPDELALCEINPGESRKKRQPRPAKYRYTDHFGAEQTWTGQGRMPKPIAQAVAQGQALDNFLI is encoded by the coding sequence ATGTCTTTTATGTTACAGAAACTGAATAATATTCGTTCGCTGCGTGCTATGGCTCGTGAATTCTCCACTGACGTGCTTGAAGAGATGCTGGAAAAACTCAGGATCGTCACTGAAGAAAAACGCTCAGCGCAGCAGGAGACGCAGCAACAGCAAGCGGAATATCAGGAAAAAATTAATACCTGGCTGGAATTAATGGTTGCCGATGGTATTTCTCCTGATGAATTAGCGCTGTGTGAAATAAACCCGGGGGAAAGCCGTAAAAAACGTCAGCCGCGCCCGGCGAAATATCGTTATACCGATCATTTCGGGGCTGAACAAACCTGGACCGGGCAGGGGCGGATGCCGAAACCGATCGCGCAAGCCGTCGCACAAGGGCAAGCGTTGGACAACTTCCTGATTTAA
- the lpxO gene encoding lipid A hydroxylase LpxO, whose amino-acid sequence MKYIILLIIIIAVLYVHYRGKVRYRFWRQLSDHSTFTAPLNGFMYLFSRVPNTPYLRPDSFPELKILQQNWLVIREEGINLQRLEQIKAAEKYNDAGFNSFFKTGWKRFYLKWYEDAHPSASQLCPKTTELLRGIPSVKAAMFATLPDGSRLPRHRDPYAGSLRFHLGLATPNDDRCFIDVDGDRYSWRDGEGVLFDETYIHYAENTSGENRLILFCDIERPMRYRWAQKVNHWLGRNLMSAAAAPNDIGDRVGGINRSFRYIYQIRIVGKRLKKWNKTGYYIIKWLLFGGIALLIWQAF is encoded by the coding sequence ATGAAGTATATCATTTTACTTATTATTATCATTGCTGTGCTCTACGTCCATTATCGAGGGAAAGTTCGCTATCGCTTCTGGCGCCAGCTTTCCGACCATTCAACATTTACCGCGCCGCTTAATGGTTTTATGTATCTGTTTTCGCGTGTGCCAAATACGCCGTATCTGCGTCCGGATAGTTTCCCCGAACTGAAAATATTACAGCAAAACTGGCTGGTTATTCGCGAGGAGGGGATTAATCTACAGCGACTGGAACAAATAAAAGCGGCTGAAAAATATAACGATGCCGGGTTTAACTCATTTTTTAAAACCGGCTGGAAGCGCTTTTACCTGAAATGGTATGAGGATGCGCATCCTTCCGCTAGCCAGCTATGCCCGAAGACGACCGAACTGCTGCGCGGCATCCCCTCGGTGAAAGCGGCGATGTTCGCCACATTGCCGGATGGCAGTCGTTTGCCGCGCCATCGCGACCCCTACGCCGGTTCACTTCGTTTTCATCTCGGGCTGGCGACGCCGAATGATGATCGGTGCTTTATTGACGTTGACGGCGATCGCTATAGCTGGCGCGACGGCGAAGGTGTGCTGTTTGACGAAACCTATATTCACTATGCGGAAAATACCAGCGGTGAGAATCGACTGATTCTATTCTGCGATATTGAACGGCCAATGCGTTACCGTTGGGCGCAGAAGGTGAACCACTGGCTGGGGCGGAATTTAATGAGCGCCGCCGCCGCGCCGAATGATATCGGCGACCGCGTCGGCGGCATTAACCGCAGTTTCCGTTACATTTACCAAATCCGCATTGTTGGCAAACGGTTGAAAAAGTGGAATAAGACGGGCTATTACATCATTAAATGGCTGCTGTTCGGCGGCATCGCGTTGCTGATCTGGCAGGCGTTTTAA
- a CDS encoding rhodanese family protein: MTIATVSPNEAQALIARGARLIDIRDTDEYAREHIPAATLLPLEKLTHGATLNAQPNETIIFHCQAGSRTQNNASRLAEAGAPAQVKLLAGGIQAWRAAGLPIAEDKSQPLPLMRQVQIAAGVLILLGVVLGYAVHSGFFLLSGFVGAGLTFAGVTGFCGMARLLAIMPWNRR; this comes from the coding sequence ATGACTATCGCCACTGTTTCACCCAACGAAGCCCAGGCGCTTATCGCCCGGGGTGCGCGGTTAATTGATATTCGCGATACCGACGAATACGCCCGCGAGCATATTCCGGCGGCCACGCTACTGCCATTAGAGAAATTAACCCACGGCGCGACACTCAATGCGCAGCCAAACGAGACGATCATTTTTCACTGCCAGGCCGGGTCGCGCACGCAGAATAACGCCAGCCGTCTGGCAGAAGCCGGTGCGCCCGCGCAGGTTAAACTGCTGGCGGGAGGGATTCAGGCATGGCGGGCGGCGGGATTACCGATAGCGGAAGATAAATCCCAGCCGCTGCCGTTAATGCGCCAGGTGCAGATCGCCGCTGGCGTACTGATTTTACTTGGGGTGGTACTGGGATACGCCGTGCATAGCGGCTTTTTCCTGCTCAGCGGTTTCGTCGGCGCCGGGCTCACCTTTGCTGGCGTCACCGGTTTTTGCGGCATGGCGCGCCTGCTGGCCATCATGCCGTGGAACCGGCGTTAA
- a CDS encoding metalloregulator ArsR/SmtB family transcription factor produces MTTVQQLQASAGEAAALLKAMSNPHRLLILCMLCEAPRTTAGELSQITGLSPSATSQHLARMRDEGLIDCERDAQRLRYFITHPAVQQVITTLKTIYCP; encoded by the coding sequence ATGACCACGGTACAACAACTGCAGGCCAGCGCCGGGGAAGCCGCTGCCCTGCTGAAAGCGATGAGCAACCCCCACCGACTATTGATTCTGTGCATGCTCTGCGAAGCCCCGCGCACCACCGCGGGAGAGCTGTCGCAGATAACCGGCCTGAGCCCCTCCGCCACCTCTCAGCATCTCGCCCGGATGCGCGACGAAGGCCTGATCGACTGTGAACGCGATGCGCAGCGCCTGCGCTACTTCATTACCCATCCCGCGGTTCAGCAGGTCATCACCACGCTGAAAACCATTTATTGCCCGTAA